From Sporosarcina sp. 6E9, a single genomic window includes:
- a CDS encoding BglG family transcription antiterminator: protein MNVRQFELINILLTSQERYLLVDDLAQKLNCSEKTIRNDLKYAADLFNKHSNIQLNRKPGYGVFLLGKKEDRLRLLTILQKNREKPTDERIFDMTFELLTAVNPLTLQHFSEQHFTNRTSIKKDLELIAGWLRPFEITLEAKQNVGVFLIAEEAKRRSAIAQLVTTYSHEQQSIIRLFPEHEVNFVTSIIKKRGFVFTDETFDRLVIHIIIAIKRIKQKSPISLPGQDSNITNRVEYKQAQQLVKEIESFFTLRIPESEVTYLAWHLISGKKLTEGETNNPFLVTLVTELITEMSQLTKTDFTSDHTLFQGLMIHLQPVLNRLSYQLPIKNPLLTEIKNKYPYMFSMVILALKKSDELFQVILLEDEVAYIVLHFQASVERQKQITLQRKRAIIVCHLGIGMSNLLRSKVERQLPDLRIVQCISKADLHNYLSDDLDLIISTIELPDMPIRHIVISPLFNLDDQDRLQTFINMDGPASVEQHAYATLLHFIDENSIFLQIDLEHRYEVVEMLATALYKRGYVQEEFIHTAVLRERTSATSIGSSIAIPHGNPSGILHSGIAVAILKQPIEWGVDKVSLVFLLAVVDEETKVTKSLFNELSFLSEQDELVKELIQQKNTSAFIKSLTQ from the coding sequence ATGAATGTACGTCAATTTGAATTAATAAATATATTGTTAACTAGCCAAGAGCGCTATCTTCTAGTAGATGACTTGGCACAGAAACTAAACTGCTCAGAAAAAACAATTCGTAATGACTTGAAATATGCAGCGGATCTTTTTAACAAACATTCCAATATTCAACTCAACCGAAAACCAGGTTACGGTGTTTTTTTACTTGGGAAAAAAGAAGACCGACTCCGATTGTTAACAATATTACAGAAAAATCGTGAGAAACCAACTGATGAACGAATATTTGACATGACTTTTGAGCTTTTAACAGCTGTCAATCCCTTGACACTGCAACACTTTTCTGAACAGCACTTTACAAATAGAACAAGCATAAAAAAAGATTTAGAATTAATTGCCGGGTGGCTTCGTCCGTTTGAAATTACTTTAGAAGCAAAACAGAATGTCGGGGTGTTTCTTATTGCTGAAGAAGCAAAAAGGCGTAGCGCAATTGCCCAGCTTGTTACCACCTATAGTCACGAACAGCAATCCATTATTCGGCTATTTCCTGAGCATGAAGTAAATTTTGTAACATCCATAATTAAAAAGCGCGGGTTTGTTTTTACGGATGAAACTTTTGATAGGTTAGTCATCCATATAATCATTGCGATTAAGCGAATTAAACAAAAAAGCCCGATTTCACTACCTGGACAAGATTCAAACATTACGAATCGGGTGGAATATAAACAAGCACAGCAATTGGTGAAGGAAATCGAATCTTTTTTCACGCTCCGAATTCCTGAAAGTGAAGTAACTTACTTAGCCTGGCACTTAATAAGCGGAAAAAAACTAACAGAGGGCGAAACAAACAATCCATTTCTCGTAACATTAGTCACTGAACTAATAACCGAGATGTCGCAGTTAACAAAAACTGATTTTACAAGTGATCATACATTATTCCAAGGGCTTATGATTCACTTACAACCAGTGCTAAATCGACTTTCTTACCAACTACCTATTAAAAACCCATTACTAACGGAAATTAAAAATAAGTATCCCTATATGTTCAGCATGGTCATTTTAGCACTGAAAAAATCTGATGAATTATTCCAGGTGATATTACTTGAAGATGAAGTAGCTTACATTGTCCTTCATTTCCAAGCATCGGTGGAACGTCAAAAACAAATAACTTTACAGAGAAAACGCGCAATTATTGTTTGTCACCTTGGAATTGGCATGTCTAATTTATTAAGATCAAAAGTTGAGCGCCAACTACCTGATTTAAGAATTGTACAGTGTATCAGCAAAGCTGATTTACATAACTACTTGTCGGATGACTTGGACCTTATTATCTCTACAATTGAGTTACCAGACATGCCAATTCGGCATATTGTTATTTCACCTTTATTTAATTTAGATGACCAGGACCGTTTACAAACTTTTATTAACATGGACGGGCCGGCAAGTGTCGAACAACATGCGTATGCTACTTTGCTTCATTTTATTGATGAAAACTCTATCTTCTTACAGATTGATCTAGAACATCGGTATGAAGTCGTGGAAATGCTAGCTACCGCCTTATATAAGCGAGGTTATGTCCAAGAAGAATTCATACACACGGCTGTTTTAAGAGAAAGAACGTCAGCGACTTCAATTGGATCCTCGATTGCGATACCACATGGCAATCCATCTGGCATTCTACACTCAGGTATTGCTGTAGCTATTTTGAAACAGCCAATTGAATGGGGAGTAGATAAAGTTTCCCTTGTATTTTTACTGGCTGTTGTTGATGAAGAAACCAAAGTAACCAAAAGCCTTTTTAATGAATTATCATTTTTAAGTGAACAAGACGAACTCGTAAAAGAATTAATCCAACAAAAAAATACGTCCGCTTTTATAAAAAGTTTGACACAATAA
- a CDS encoding PTS fructose transporter subunit IIABC, producing the protein MKILAVTACPVGIAHTFMAAENLEKAGKELGIDIKVETQGSTGVENALTDCDIEEADGIIIAADRTIDKERFAGKKVIITGVQDGIRRPKELINQFKSGEVPVYKPGKRATSSSQEDHGSKQNPIYRHLMNGVSYMIPFIVVGGLLIAIALTLGGEQTPGGIVIPEDSVWKTVESLGGTAFTFMIPILAGFIAVSIADRPGLAPGLIGGFIAANGSFYGSEAGAGFIGGIIAGFLAGYVALFIKNIKVPRALQPIMPIIIIPVFASLIVGLAFIYIIGAPVAGIFEALTTWLAGMQGTSSILLALILGAMISFDMGGPFNKVAFLFGAAMIVEGNYGIMGPIAVAICIPPIGMGVATFLNKKKYREAEQEAGKASFTMGLFGITEGAIPFAAQDPLRVIPSIMVGSMVGAVIAMIGQVGNKVAHGGPIVAVLGAVDNVVMFFIAAAVGVFVTAFMVNFLKKDVSFEPAVAVAGDTHTQENVEVTPEATTTEGEIRKLTDITNEHLIDVNLQGTTRDDIIDELINKLDANGVLDTKETFREAIFNREAQSSTGIGANIAIPHGKSNAVKRPAVVFGLQQAGVDWNSIDGTDAKIIFMIAVPEKSAGDAHLKILQMLSRKLMDDTFRNELLAVTTTEEAYRLLDTIQ; encoded by the coding sequence ATGAAAATACTAGCTGTAACTGCTTGTCCAGTCGGAATTGCCCATACGTTTATGGCAGCCGAGAACTTGGAAAAAGCCGGTAAAGAGCTTGGCATCGATATAAAAGTAGAAACACAAGGATCGACAGGCGTTGAAAATGCACTTACAGATTGCGACATTGAAGAAGCAGACGGAATTATTATTGCTGCTGATAGAACAATCGATAAAGAACGATTTGCTGGAAAAAAAGTGATCATTACAGGGGTGCAAGATGGAATTCGCCGCCCAAAAGAATTGATCAACCAATTTAAATCAGGTGAAGTGCCTGTTTACAAACCCGGTAAACGCGCAACTTCAAGTTCTCAAGAAGATCACGGTTCCAAGCAAAATCCAATCTATCGTCACTTAATGAACGGCGTTTCCTATATGATACCGTTTATAGTTGTCGGCGGTTTACTTATTGCGATTGCGTTAACTTTAGGTGGAGAGCAAACGCCTGGCGGGATTGTGATCCCTGAAGATTCGGTTTGGAAAACAGTTGAAAGCCTAGGTGGCACTGCATTCACCTTTATGATTCCAATTTTAGCCGGATTTATCGCTGTTAGTATTGCGGACAGACCAGGACTAGCGCCCGGTCTTATCGGTGGATTTATCGCTGCCAATGGGAGTTTTTACGGTAGTGAGGCTGGCGCAGGATTTATCGGCGGAATTATCGCTGGTTTCTTGGCGGGTTATGTTGCGCTCTTTATAAAAAACATTAAAGTTCCAAGGGCGCTACAACCCATAATGCCCATTATTATTATCCCGGTTTTTGCTTCACTCATAGTTGGACTAGCTTTCATTTACATTATCGGTGCACCTGTTGCGGGAATTTTTGAGGCGTTAACGACTTGGCTCGCCGGAATGCAAGGAACAAGCTCCATTTTACTTGCACTTATACTTGGTGCAATGATTTCATTTGATATGGGCGGCCCATTTAACAAGGTTGCCTTCCTCTTCGGTGCAGCTATGATTGTCGAAGGTAATTATGGCATTATGGGACCCATTGCTGTAGCGATTTGTATTCCGCCAATCGGCATGGGTGTTGCAACATTTTTAAACAAAAAGAAATACCGTGAAGCGGAACAAGAAGCAGGAAAAGCCTCGTTTACAATGGGCTTGTTCGGGATTACCGAAGGTGCTATTCCCTTTGCCGCACAAGATCCACTTCGGGTTATTCCAAGTATTATGGTTGGTTCTATGGTCGGGGCAGTTATTGCGATGATCGGACAAGTTGGTAATAAGGTTGCTCACGGCGGACCAATCGTTGCTGTTCTTGGTGCCGTTGACAATGTAGTTATGTTTTTCATCGCTGCGGCAGTCGGGGTATTCGTAACGGCATTCATGGTAAACTTTTTAAAGAAAGATGTTTCTTTCGAGCCAGCGGTTGCAGTAGCTGGCGATACACACACACAAGAGAATGTTGAAGTGACACCAGAAGCTACGACTACTGAAGGTGAGATTCGTAAATTAACAGATATTACAAATGAACATTTAATCGATGTGAACTTACAAGGAACAACGCGTGATGACATCATTGACGAATTAATAAACAAGTTAGATGCTAACGGTGTACTTGATACAAAAGAGACTTTCAGAGAAGCCATCTTTAACCGTGAAGCGCAAAGTTCGACAGGTATTGGTGCAAATATCGCAATTCCGCATGGTAAATCCAATGCCGTTAAACGTCCTGCCGTCGTTTTCGGACTTCAACAGGCCGGCGTTGATTGGAACAGTATTGATGGTACAGACGCCAAAATAATATTTATGATTGCTGTACCCGAAAAAAGTGCCGGCGATGCACATTTGAAAATCTTACAAATGCTTTCGCGGAAATTAATGGATGACACTTTTAGAAATGAGCTACTAGCAGTAACTACCACAGAAGAAGCATATAGACTGTTGGATACGATTCAATGA
- the fabF gene encoding beta-ketoacyl-ACP synthase II, whose product MTKRRVVITGIGAISPVGNTAEESWEAVINGKSGVGPLTRLDSDQFPVKVAAEVKDFNIEDYIERKEARKMDRFTHYALAASIMAMKDAGLEELDEELKLRTGVWIGSGIGGMETHEQQFLTFQERGYRRVSPFFVPMMIPDMASGQVSIHFGAKGINSCTVTACASGTNSIGDAFEVIRRGDADVMISGGAEAPITTMSVAGFCANKALSLNPDPTQASRPFDAERDGFVIGEGAGIVILEEYEHAVKRGAKIYAELIGYGSTGDAHHITAPAPEGEGAARAMRQAIEEGEISPDKIDYINAHGTSTPYNDQFETMAAKTVFGDHAYKLAISSTKSMTGHLLGAAGGLEAIFTVKALQEGILPPTMNYVNADPECDLDVVPNEARKANIEYAMSNSLGFGGHNATLIFKKI is encoded by the coding sequence ATGACTAAAAGACGTGTAGTTATTACGGGAATTGGCGCTATCTCACCGGTAGGGAATACAGCTGAAGAATCTTGGGAAGCTGTTATTAATGGTAAATCAGGTGTTGGACCGCTGACTAGACTAGACAGTGATCAGTTCCCCGTTAAAGTAGCCGCAGAAGTAAAAGATTTTAATATTGAAGACTATATTGAGCGTAAAGAAGCGCGGAAAATGGACCGTTTCACTCACTACGCGCTTGCAGCATCGATTATGGCAATGAAAGACGCTGGTTTAGAAGAGCTTGATGAAGAACTTAAACTTCGTACAGGCGTATGGATTGGATCAGGAATCGGCGGCATGGAGACACATGAACAGCAGTTTTTAACATTCCAAGAAAGAGGCTATCGCCGTGTAAGTCCTTTCTTTGTACCAATGATGATTCCGGATATGGCTTCTGGTCAGGTTTCGATTCATTTTGGCGCGAAAGGGATTAACTCTTGTACAGTAACTGCTTGTGCATCTGGAACGAATTCGATTGGCGATGCATTCGAGGTGATTCGACGTGGGGATGCAGACGTTATGATTTCAGGTGGTGCTGAAGCGCCAATTACAACGATGTCTGTCGCTGGATTTTGTGCAAACAAAGCACTGTCCTTAAATCCCGATCCAACTCAAGCATCTCGTCCTTTCGATGCCGAACGTGACGGCTTCGTAATCGGTGAAGGTGCGGGAATCGTTATCCTTGAAGAATACGAACATGCAGTCAAGCGTGGAGCGAAAATTTACGCGGAACTTATCGGATACGGCTCAACTGGGGATGCGCATCATATTACAGCTCCAGCTCCAGAAGGCGAAGGTGCGGCACGTGCGATGAGGCAGGCAATAGAAGAAGGAGAGATTTCTCCAGATAAAATCGACTATATTAATGCGCACGGTACAAGTACACCTTATAACGACCAGTTTGAGACGATGGCGGCGAAAACCGTTTTCGGTGACCATGCCTACAAACTTGCGATAAGCTCTACGAAATCGATGACAGGACATCTTCTAGGAGCAGCTGGCGGTCTTGAAGCAATCTTTACAGTCAAAGCACTTCAAGAAGGCATTCTACCACCAACAATGAACTATGTGAATGCTGATCCAGAATGTGACCTGGATGTCGTACCAAACGAAGCACGAAAAGCTAATATCGAATACGCGATGAGCAACTCACTTGGTTTCGGCGGACATAACGCGACACTAATTTTCAAGAAAATATAA
- a CDS encoding beta-ketoacyl-ACP synthase III, whose product MNAGLLGVGKYVPSHILTNADLEKRMDTSDEWIRTMTGIEERRIAADDMDTSHMAYNAAVNAIENSGVSPDDIGLILVATVTPDRPFPSVSTMLQEQLGAKNAAAMDISAACAGFMYGLVTAKQFVESSTYDYVLVVGVEKLSKITDWDDRNTAVLFGDGAGAAVVGKVSEGRGILSFELGADGSGGKHLYQDEKLIMNGREVFKFAVRQMGQSALNVIEKAGLGKDDVDYLIPHQANIRIMEASRERLGLPIEKMSKTIQKYGNTSAASIPISLVDDLEEGKVKDDDVIVFVGFGGGLTWGAICMRWGK is encoded by the coding sequence ATGAATGCAGGTTTATTAGGAGTAGGAAAATACGTTCCGTCACATATATTAACAAACGCGGATCTTGAAAAACGAATGGATACATCCGATGAATGGATTCGTACTATGACAGGTATTGAGGAAAGAAGAATTGCTGCCGATGATATGGATACATCACATATGGCATACAACGCGGCGGTCAATGCGATAGAAAATTCCGGGGTAAGCCCAGATGACATCGGGTTAATACTTGTCGCCACAGTTACACCGGATCGTCCTTTTCCATCCGTTTCGACGATGCTACAAGAACAGTTAGGCGCTAAAAACGCAGCTGCAATGGATATTTCCGCGGCATGCGCGGGCTTTATGTATGGTTTGGTGACTGCGAAACAGTTTGTTGAATCAAGCACATACGATTACGTGCTCGTCGTTGGTGTTGAGAAATTATCCAAAATAACGGATTGGGATGATCGGAATACAGCTGTCCTATTTGGCGACGGTGCAGGCGCAGCGGTTGTTGGAAAAGTAAGTGAAGGTCGCGGAATTTTATCTTTCGAACTAGGTGCAGATGGGTCGGGCGGTAAACATCTTTATCAAGATGAAAAGCTGATTATGAACGGCCGTGAAGTATTTAAATTTGCAGTACGTCAAATGGGGCAGTCTGCATTGAATGTAATCGAGAAGGCTGGCTTGGGTAAAGACGATGTTGATTATTTAATCCCACATCAGGCTAATATTAGAATCATGGAAGCCTCACGTGAACGACTCGGCTTACCAATTGAGAAAATGTCGAAAACGATTCAGAAATACGGAAATACATCTGCTGCATCAATTCCGATTTCACTTGTCGATGATCTTGAAGAGGGTAAAGTTAAAGACGATGATGTTATCGTCTTCGTTGGTTTCGGTGGAGGATTAACTTGGGGCGCAATTTGTATGCGTTGGGGTAAATAA
- a CDS encoding DUF2929 family protein — protein sequence MRFILTFVWAFALVTLLNYVVGAIANVPFNFEAGIIIAAVVGVLVILVGESMPEGPISDN from the coding sequence TTGAGATTCATTTTAACTTTTGTATGGGCATTCGCTTTAGTTACGTTGCTTAATTATGTTGTTGGAGCGATTGCAAACGTTCCATTCAATTTTGAAGCGGGTATAATTATAGCAGCAGTTGTAGGAGTTTTAGTCATTCTTGTTGGTGAATCAATGCCAGAAGGACCTATTTCGGATAATTGA
- a CDS encoding ATP-dependent Clp protease ATP-binding subunit, whose protein sequence is MQGQQEDERTPLEQFGRNLVEEVKNGKMDPVIGRDEEIRNTIRILSRKTKNNPVLIGEPGVGKTAIVEGLAQRIVKGDVPEGLKGREIFELDMSALIAGAKYRGEFEERLKSVLKQVKDSEGQIILFIDEIHTIVGAGKSDGAMDAGNMLKPMLARGELYCIGATTLDEYRMYIEKDPALERRFQQVMVREPSVEDTVSILRGLKEMYELHHGVRIHDRAIVAAAALSNRYITERFLPDKAIDLIDEASAMIRTEIDSMPQELDAVTRRMMQLEIEEQALQKEKDPASQTRLQLLREELQELKDSSADMRAQWESEKETLSKIQEKREQLDQFRRELEDAENRYDLNKAAELRHGKIPAMEAELKTFEAPLLDGKENRLLREEVTEEEIATIVARWTGIPVTKLVEGEREKLLRLRETLQERVIGQDDAVQLVTEAVWRARAGIQDPNKPIGSFLFLGPTGVGKTELAKTLAATLFDSEDHFIRIDMSEYMEKHSVSRLVGAPPGYIGYEEGGQLTEAVRRNPYSVVLLDEIEKAHPDVANILLQVLDDGRITDSQGRLVNFTNTVIIMTSNIGSSYLLHGLADTENHAAEDLVMAELRNHFKPELLNRMDDIIIFHSLTGNAFKRIAGKMIEDLVMRLDEQEVTMKYEEAVLDWIVEEGTDADFGARPLKRFIQRHVETVVARELIKGDIGPNGEFLLTMADGELVVKKQ, encoded by the coding sequence ATGCAAGGACAGCAAGAAGACGAACGGACACCACTTGAACAATTTGGTCGCAACCTTGTAGAAGAAGTGAAAAATGGAAAGATGGATCCTGTCATTGGGCGCGATGAAGAAATTCGTAATACAATTCGTATTTTATCACGGAAAACAAAAAACAATCCGGTCTTGATTGGAGAACCAGGGGTAGGGAAGACGGCAATCGTTGAAGGACTCGCCCAACGAATTGTAAAAGGTGATGTTCCAGAGGGATTAAAGGGACGCGAAATTTTCGAACTTGATATGAGTGCACTTATCGCAGGCGCAAAATACCGGGGTGAATTCGAGGAACGGTTAAAAAGTGTTTTAAAACAAGTAAAAGATAGCGAAGGACAAATTATCCTTTTCATCGATGAAATCCATACAATCGTTGGCGCTGGGAAGTCGGACGGGGCAATGGATGCCGGCAATATGTTAAAGCCTATGTTGGCTCGCGGCGAACTTTATTGTATTGGCGCAACGACACTAGATGAATATCGAATGTATATCGAAAAAGATCCAGCATTGGAGCGTCGTTTTCAGCAAGTCATGGTTCGCGAACCTTCTGTTGAAGATACAGTCTCAATCTTAAGAGGATTAAAAGAAATGTATGAATTGCACCACGGCGTGCGTATCCATGACCGGGCCATTGTAGCAGCAGCCGCTTTGTCGAATCGCTATATTACAGAAAGGTTTTTACCTGACAAAGCCATTGATTTAATCGATGAAGCAAGTGCGATGATTCGAACAGAAATCGATTCGATGCCGCAAGAACTTGACGCCGTTACTCGGAGAATGATGCAACTCGAAATTGAAGAGCAAGCCTTGCAGAAAGAGAAAGATCCAGCGAGTCAAACAAGACTTCAACTTTTACGCGAAGAGTTGCAAGAGCTGAAGGATTCTTCTGCTGATATGCGCGCCCAGTGGGAATCGGAAAAAGAAACTTTAAGTAAAATTCAAGAAAAACGAGAACAGCTTGATCAATTCAGACGAGAGTTAGAAGATGCAGAAAATCGCTATGATTTGAATAAAGCCGCAGAACTTCGCCACGGAAAAATTCCTGCAATGGAGGCTGAACTTAAAACATTTGAAGCGCCATTACTTGATGGTAAAGAAAATCGACTTTTACGTGAGGAAGTAACTGAGGAAGAAATCGCGACAATTGTTGCCAGATGGACAGGCATTCCGGTAACTAAATTGGTTGAAGGTGAAAGGGAAAAGCTCCTACGTTTACGTGAAACGCTACAAGAGCGCGTTATTGGGCAAGACGATGCCGTTCAACTTGTAACTGAAGCTGTATGGCGAGCACGTGCAGGCATTCAAGATCCCAATAAACCCATTGGCTCATTCCTGTTTCTTGGCCCAACGGGGGTAGGGAAGACGGAGCTCGCGAAAACGTTAGCCGCGACATTATTTGATTCGGAAGATCATTTCATTCGCATTGATATGTCTGAATATATGGAGAAACATAGTGTTTCTCGACTTGTCGGCGCACCCCCTGGATATATTGGTTATGAAGAAGGCGGACAATTAACGGAAGCTGTTCGACGCAATCCTTATTCAGTTGTGCTATTAGATGAAATTGAAAAAGCGCATCCAGATGTGGCTAATATACTTCTACAAGTGCTTGATGATGGCCGCATTACAGACAGCCAAGGAAGGCTAGTCAATTTCACAAATACGGTTATCATAATGACTTCAAATATTGGCTCATCCTATTTGTTACATGGATTAGCGGATACTGAAAACCATGCCGCTGAAGATCTTGTCATGGCTGAGTTAAGAAATCATTTCAAGCCAGAGCTATTGAACCGAATGGATGACATTATTATTTTTCATTCATTAACTGGTAATGCATTTAAGCGAATTGCAGGGAAAATGATTGAAGACCTCGTAATGAGACTTGACGAGCAAGAAGTGACGATGAAATACGAAGAAGCGGTTTTGGATTGGATTGTCGAAGAAGGGACAGATGCGGATTTCGGCGCACGCCCATTGAAACGATTTATCCAAAGGCATGTCGAGACTGTCGTCGCGCGTGAATTAATCAAAGGCGACATTGGCCCGAACGGAGAATTTCTACTTACGATGGCCGACGGTGAACTCGTTGTAAAAAAACAATAG
- a CDS encoding metal-sulfur cluster assembly factor has product MSQEMKDSMMGAIENVIDPELGIDIVNLGLVYDVELDEDGTAKVTMTLTSMGCPMGPQIVGNIKQELMELPEVKDVDVNIVWNPPWSKDNMSRYAKMALGVR; this is encoded by the coding sequence ATGAGTCAAGAAATGAAAGACAGTATGATGGGCGCAATTGAAAACGTTATTGACCCTGAGCTTGGGATAGATATAGTAAATCTAGGGCTTGTTTATGATGTTGAATTAGATGAAGATGGTACTGCAAAAGTTACGATGACACTTACATCAATGGGATGTCCAATGGGACCTCAAATTGTTGGAAATATTAAACAAGAACTTATGGAGCTTCCAGAAGTAAAAGATGTAGACGTTAATATTGTTTGGAATCCACCTTGGTCAAAAGACAATATGTCGCGTTATGCAAAAATGGCATTAGGCGTACGATAA
- a CDS encoding prolyl oligopeptidase family serine peptidase, translating into MNEETWGTIPLLHIVENENEQKEVPVVVFFHGFTSAKEHNLHYAYNLAKKGMRVLLPDAHLHGVREENLDEAELSLRFWEIVITSIEELGIVRNELTSRNLLSSAKIGVAGTSMGGITTLGALKMYEWIDAAAVMMGAAGFVELAKAQIKQFESEGFKLPVTKNEREKLFTDLAVFDITKNQSVLNQRPLFFWHGKNDPVVPYKPTYKFYQAVKADYAAVPDRLSFVTDKYASHAVTRSGMLASVNWLASHLNE; encoded by the coding sequence ATGAATGAAGAAACTTGGGGAACAATCCCCTTATTACATATAGTAGAAAATGAAAATGAACAAAAAGAAGTCCCAGTCGTTGTCTTTTTCCATGGATTTACAAGTGCGAAAGAACATAATCTTCACTACGCCTATAATCTTGCAAAAAAGGGGATGCGTGTACTTTTGCCTGACGCTCATTTACACGGCGTTCGTGAAGAAAATTTGGATGAAGCGGAATTATCACTTCGATTTTGGGAAATTGTCATCACCTCCATAGAGGAACTAGGGATAGTTCGTAATGAGTTAACAAGCCGTAATTTATTATCTTCCGCGAAAATTGGCGTTGCCGGAACATCGATGGGTGGAATTACAACTTTAGGTGCGTTGAAAATGTACGAATGGATAGATGCGGCTGCTGTCATGATGGGTGCGGCTGGATTTGTAGAATTAGCAAAAGCTCAAATCAAACAATTTGAATCAGAAGGATTTAAATTGCCTGTGACCAAAAATGAACGAGAGAAATTGTTCACTGATTTAGCTGTATTTGATATTACAAAAAATCAGTCTGTATTGAATCAAAGACCGCTATTCTTCTGGCACGGAAAAAATGATCCAGTTGTTCCTTATAAACCGACATATAAGTTTTATCAAGCTGTAAAAGCTGACTATGCCGCTGTTCCTGACCGACTAAGTTTTGTGACTGATAAATATGCATCCCATGCGGTGACCAGGTCAGGCATGCTTGCTTCTGTAAATTGGCTTGCAAGTCATTTGAATGAATGA
- a CDS encoding Cof-type HAD-IIB family hydrolase: MKPHLIVLDLDGTLLTDDKIITKKTAETLQKAKNEGHHVMIATGRPFRATEFYYRQLGLTTPIVNFNGAFVHHPDNRAWKTIHETLSLSVVKEVLEAMQKFPWNNMVAEVKDDVYLHYHDEKVLDNFKMGTPKVTTGEIQNYLKEDPTSLLIQANENNVDTIVQHLDHIHAEVVGNRIWDSPFGHVIEVFRSGLSKAAGLSHVAKWMDIPKERIIAFGDENNDLEMIEFAGVGVAMSNGIDELKSIADEVTSKSNNEDGISQVLDERLQLK; encoded by the coding sequence TTGAAGCCACATTTAATCGTTCTTGATCTCGATGGGACTCTATTGACAGATGATAAAATAATAACAAAAAAGACAGCTGAAACTTTGCAAAAAGCTAAAAATGAAGGTCATCATGTAATGATTGCAACAGGCAGACCGTTTCGTGCGACTGAGTTTTATTATCGCCAGCTTGGACTAACTACGCCTATTGTCAATTTTAATGGTGCTTTTGTGCATCATCCCGACAACCGTGCTTGGAAAACAATTCATGAAACACTTTCCCTTTCCGTTGTGAAAGAAGTCTTGGAAGCGATGCAAAAGTTTCCTTGGAACAATATGGTTGCCGAAGTAAAGGATGATGTTTATCTGCATTATCATGATGAAAAAGTTTTGGACAACTTCAAGATGGGAACTCCAAAAGTAACAACTGGGGAGATCCAAAACTATTTAAAAGAAGATCCGACGTCCTTGCTTATTCAAGCCAATGAAAATAATGTTGATACGATTGTTCAACATCTCGACCATATTCATGCTGAAGTTGTGGGTAATCGTATATGGGACTCGCCTTTCGGTCATGTAATCGAAGTTTTTCGCAGTGGTCTCAGTAAAGCAGCAGGATTATCACATGTCGCGAAGTGGATGGATATTCCGAAAGAACGCATCATTGCTTTCGGTGATGAAAATAATGATTTAGAAATGATTGAATTTGCAGGGGTTGGTGTCGCAATGTCAAACGGGATTGACGAGTTAAAATCGATTGCTGATGAAGTGACATCAAAATCGAATAATGAAGATGGGATTTCACAAGTACTAGATGAACGGTTACAATTAAAGTAA